The Salvia miltiorrhiza cultivar Shanhuang (shh) chromosome 1, IMPLAD_Smil_shh, whole genome shotgun sequence genome has a window encoding:
- the LOC130993230 gene encoding G-box-binding factor 4-like has translation MSPDNSEPPRTGKRSADDVWKEIMAGTQPKKEMMTLEDFLLKAEEAASTGAAAAVKLKEEGGSIGGIFDYMNSVEEGGDARARAKRSFSLSAAPGKAVELRERRMIKNRESAARSRERKQAYEAELESMAVKLEEENDILLKEKAERKKKRLKKLMQSVIPVTDMRRPPRILRRSGSMQW, from the exons ATGTCGCCGGACAATTCGGAGCCGCCCAGAACTGGAAAGAGGTCGGCCGATGACGTGTGGAAGGAGATCATGGCTGGAACCCAGCCGAAGAAGGAGATGATGACCTTGGAAGATTTCCTGCTGAAGGCCGAAGAGGCGGCTtccaccggcgccgccgccgcggtGAAGCTGAAGGAAGAAGGAGGATCGATTGGGGGGATTTTCGATTATATGAATTCCGTCGAGGAGGGGGGCGATGCAAGAGCGAGGGCCAAGAGGAGCTTCAGCTTGTCGGCGGCGCCGGGAAAGGCGGTGGAGCTGCGGGAGAGGAGAATGATTAAGAACAGAGAGAGCGCCGCGAGGTCGAGGGAGCGGAAGCAG GCATATGAAGCGGAATTGGAGTCGATGGCGGTGAAGCTGGAGGAAGAAAATGATATCCTGTTGAAAGAGAAG GCAGAACGAAAGAAGAAGAGGCTTAAGAAG CTTATGCAGAGTGTGATACCTGTAACAGATATGCGAAGACCACCACGCATCCTGCGGAGAAGCGGCTCCATGCAGTGGTAA